The Pectinophora gossypiella chromosome 15, ilPecGoss1.1, whole genome shotgun sequence genome has a window encoding:
- the LOC126373016 gene encoding proteasome subunit alpha type-3: MSSIGTGYDLSASQFSPDGRVFQVEYAAKAVENSGTVIGLRGKDGVVFAVEKLVTSKLYEPGANKRIFHIDEHVGMAVAGLISDARQIVETARTEASNYRSQYGVPVPLKYLNERVSMYMHAYTLYSAVRPYGCSVIMGTWSEHDGPQMTMLDPSGVSFSYFGCAVGKAKQAAKTEIEKLKLADMTVKELIKEAARIIYLVHDELKDKQFELELSWVSKDTQGRHQIVPREMATEAESLAKQALADIEDSDEGDM, encoded by the exons atgagtTCAATCGGAACAGGT TACGACCTTTCTGCTTCACAATTCTCGCCTGATGGAAGAGTGTTTCAAGTTGAGTACGCTGCGAAGGCTGTAGAGAACTCGGGCACAGTTATTGGTCTACGAGGCAAGGATGGAGTGGTGTTTGCTGTTGAAAAACTGGTTACTTCAAAACTATACGAACCTGGTGCTAACAAGAGAATCTTCcatattgatgaacatgttggAATG gcAGTGGCAGGGCTAATCTCTGATGCAAGACAGATCGTTGAAACTGCTCGTACTGAAGCTTCAAACTACAGATCACAATACGGAGTCCCAGTACCATTAAAGTATTTGAATGAGCGTGTATCAATGTACATGCATGCTTACACACTATACAGTGCTGTGCGCCCATATGGCTGCTCCGTTATTATGGGAACGTGGTCTGAACATGACGGTCCTCAAATGACCATGTTGGACCCCAGTGGTGTCTCATTT TCATACTTTGGATGTGCTGTGGGTAAAGCGAAGCAAGCCGCCAAGACTGAGATTGAGAAGCTGAAGCTGGCTGACATGACTGTCAAAGAATTGATTAAGGAGGCCGCAAGAAT CATCTACTTAGTCCACGACGAGCTGAAAGACAAGCAGTTCGAGCTGGAGTTGTCCTGGGTATCGAAGGACACCCAGGGCCGTCACCAGATAGTTCCCCGGGAAATGGCCACCGAAGCAGAGAGTCTCGCTAAGCAAGCCTTGGCCGATATTGAGGATTCTGACGAGGGAGATATGTGA
- the LOC126373010 gene encoding apoptosis-stimulating of p53 protein 1 isoform X5: protein MKEPGSPEELLGEGVELTLGELRAMALRQQQQIDTQHQLLCAKEQRLRYLKQQEARQHQVAVEGERLRRLRERVEAQELKLRRLRALRGQLDRNKQANIALTSDLESIRALFNEKEKELSVAVAKVEELTRQLEELRRGRVQPAPPSAHELDKLRRELMYRNKLNEQQNGRLSAQRAALGARQEEMRSIDRRVSELQARLLRKRALNRQLAAAHRHPQQQPQQRTNNPTPMQQLPSYPASGTNMQPKNQPSRGNVAAVEPYNHVPHAQSLSHNANFQAMKQNVIQNNVPLKQLTQSDNIQSHLTQEAHYLQQKQMMNPLYNGGYPHLQPGMQDGQYQGQYNKHEMNAYNHVQQGISNAYDQKTVFDHMNKYPEYSKQPQYSPNSTSSSTSNQTGKELKINEQEFLPEFAASKSDPKYQTLPYNTKFPQSTNGKLKPEVNNKNNENQDSKNQNAMNVNVNHMTVHSTPLSVVNKSLATPLSQTEATYQNEHAYQLQKSDSSSRCNQEGKENQAYPQNSRLSQSNSQSNESSKMNAGKSQQSNALKGSSPSLGSNTTTASSSIGFGKPVSSVAPTSVQVSSGKPSPIYQTSSTKIQPVQPQTVQAQSVPNHVASNVTSQSQIVRNTASGLSSSGSTFGGQNTSQSILLSPPQSASTPLSTPDVSGTDKSPKPALPPKPTIKTPPRQSVNNDAGFNQSTENMPTIPVPDSNDIESLNQKESSNGSSNNEMIIKARPLTIRKPPLSEQPKLRNLSNSKNGISVSINRRIEMPPAFLFPEMDHLIDAPSEAQNGLKDKTKQKDEVDKALNNNISLINDKHEDSKENVVSEIAEQISAVDLNGQDSQGPENVLRRSKKGNLKQGGKAPLTRRVSFDPLALLLDASLEGELELVKKTATQVQNASAANDEGITALHNAICAGHFEIVKFLVELGCDVNAQDSDGWTPLHCAASCNNLPMVRFLVDNGACIFATTLSDHETAAEKCEEDEEGFDGCSEYLYSVQEKLGIMNNGIVYAVFSYTAARSDELSFDTGARLQVLRKGDDNEREWWWCRDDSGQEGYVPRNLLGLYPRVTTQQD from the exons CTAGCGACCTTGAATCAATACGAGCACTTTTCAATGAGAAGGAGAAGGAACTATCGGTGGCGGTGGCGAAGGTGGAAGAATTGACGAGACAGCTGGAAGAGTTGCGGCGCGGGAGAGTTCAGCCGGCACCGCCGTCTGCGCACGAGTTGGACAAGCTCAGGAGAGAATTGATG TACCGCAACAAACTGAATGAGCAACAGAACGGCAGACTGTCAGCGCAGCGGGCGGCGTTGGGCGCGCGGCAGGAGGAAATGAGGAGTATTGACCGGAGAGTCTCCGAGCTGCAGGCGAGACTGTTGAGGAAGCGAGCGCTGAACCGACAGCTCGCCGCAGCGCATCGACACCCGCAGCAACAGCCACAACAGAG GACAAACAACCCCACACCGATGCAGCAGCTGCCGAGCTACCCTGCCAGCGGCACGAACATGCAACCAAAGAACCAACCATCGCGGGGGAACGTCGCTGCTGTGGAACCCTACAACCACGTGCCGCACGCGCAAAGCCTTAGCCATAACGCCAACTTTCAG GCAatgaaacaaaatgtaatacaaaacaaCGTGCCATTGAAACAGCTCACGCAAAGTGACAACATTCAGAGTCATTTAACCCAAGAAGCCCACTACTTGCAGCAGAAACAAATGATGAATCCCCTGTACAACGGGGGCTACCCCCACCTGCAACCTGGCATGCAAGACGGCCAGTATCAAGGGCAGTACAATAAACATGAAATGAATGCTTACAACCATGTCCAACAGGGTATAAGCAATGCCTATGATCAGAAAACTGTATTCGATCATATGAACAAATATCCGGAATATTCAAAGCAACCTCAGTATAGTCCAAATAGCACAAGCAGCTCGACCAGCAACCAGACAGgcaaagaattaaaaataaatgaacaagAGTTCTTACCTGAATTTGCCGCCAGTAAATCAGACCCTAAATATCAAACTTTGCCATATAACACGAAATTCCCACAAAGCACGAACGGTAAACTCAAACCTGAAgtgaataataaaaacaacgaaAACCAGGATTCAAAGAATCAAAATGCGATGAATGTTAACGTCAATCATATGACTGTACATTCGACGCCACTTTCGGTTGTGAATAAAAGTCTCGCGACACCTCTAAGTCAAACTGAAGCTACATATCAGAATGAACATGCATATCAGTTACAGAAATCTGATTCCTCTAGTAGATGTAATCAAGAGGGGAAAGAAAATCAAGCATATCCACAGAATTCTAGGCTAAGTCAGAGTAATAGTCAGAGCAATGAGAGCTCAAAGATGAATGCAGGGAAAAGTCAGCAGAGCAACGCGCTTAAAGGCAGCTCGCCAAGTTTGGGATCAAACACGACGACAGCTAGTAGTTCTATAGGATTTGGA AAGCCCGTGTCGAGCGTGGCTCCCACATCGGTTCAAGTATCGAGTGGAAAACCATCTCCCATATACCAGACTTCATCCACAAAGATCCAACCGGTCCAGCCACAGACCGTTCAGGCACAATCTGTACCTAATCATGTAGCTAGTAACGTGACTTCCCAATCCCAGATCGTTAGAAACACGGCGTCAGGGCTGTCTAGTTCGGGAAGCACCTTCGGTGGACAGAATACGTCGCAAAGCATTCTGTTGTCACCTCCCCAAAGTGCAAGCACGCCGTTGTCGACACCTGACGTTAGTGGCACAGACAAGTCACCGAAACCAGCACTACCTCCAAAACCCACCATTAAG aCGCCTCCTCGACAGTCAGTAAACAATGATGCAGGTTTCAACCAATCGACTGAAAATATGCCCACCATACCTGTACCAGATTCAAATGACATTGAATCGCTTAATCAAAAAGAATCGAGCAACGGGAGCAGTAACAACGAAATGATAATCAAAGCCCGTCCACTTACTATCAGAAAACCACCGCTAAGTGAGCAACCAAAATTGCGAAACCTCAGCAATTCCAAGAATGGAATTAGCGTTAGCATAAACCGGCGTATAGAAATGCCTCCAGCATTTCTATTCCCAGAAATGGATCATTTGATTGATGCACCTAGTGAAGCACAGAACGGCCTAAAAGATAAAACGAAGCAAAAAGACGAAGTAGAtaaggcactaaataacaacatATCTTTAATTAATGATAAGCATGAGGATAGTAAGGAGAACGTTGTATCTGAGATAGCAGAACAGATAAGCGCCGTTGATTTGAACGGTCAGGATTCTCAGGGACCTGAGAATGTGCTGAGGCGATCAAAGAAAGGCAACTTGAAACAAGGAGGCAAAGCTCCGTTAACAAGACGCGTGAGCTTCGATCCTCTAGCGCTGCTATTAGATGCTAGTTTAGAGGGAGAATTGGAGCTCGTAAAGAAAACGGCAACAcag GTTCAGAACGCAAGCGCGGCTAATGATGAAGGAATTACAGCTCTCCATAATGCCATCTGTGCAGGGCATTTCGAGATCGTCAA ATTCCTAGTAGAGCTTGGTTGCGACGTTAACGCGCAAGATTCTGATGGTTGGACGCCTCTGCATTGCGCTGCTTCTTGCAACAATTTGCCGATGGTCCGCTTTCTCGTCGACAATG GCGCTTGTATCTTCGCAACTACGCTGTCTGACCACGAGACGGCGGCTGAGAAGTGCGAAGAGGACGAGGAAGGCTTTGACGGTTGCTCCGAGTATTTATACA GTGTCCAAGAGAAGCTAGGCATCATGAACAACGGTATAGTGTACGCCGTGTTCTCCTACACCGCCGCCCGTAGCGACGAGTTGTCGTTCGACACGGGAGCCAGGCTGCAAGTGTTGAGGAAGGGAGACGACAACGAAAGGGAGTGGTGGTGGTGTAGAGACGACAGCGGCCAGGAGGGCTACGTACCCAGGAACTTGCTTGGG TTATATCCAAGGGTAACCACACAGCAGGATTAA